One region of Eleutherodactylus coqui strain aEleCoq1 chromosome 5, aEleCoq1.hap1, whole genome shotgun sequence genomic DNA includes:
- the LOC136628558 gene encoding uncharacterized protein — MHLDTWSSQQPPTTRYMDTFQAFHPHQQQLPPSYALYQRPPAQSNEYRQCYVNPHYIPPPADPAVYLPTHSQVPRRSSKKQGQGARQRQKERARQERQDREFQAQLEKASVARSASGRPRESSDEVPSSDQDEYCGREEQPRRADPQSSLYRKVRERRRWQELAQDRSGPDQPGTSQSDDTRRVRQSIGRQSAYEVGRNQGSGTARASPLATPEVRPGATDPWHVWIIGHSFIHWAERRAATRPMGRNLGLSGALVNWMGVRGLLWPRILQFVLKISRWTPRRVILVVHAGGNDLGKTKMNELLVLMKQDMMRFRDCFQDCVLVWSDIVARRCWRGARDGDAIERVRRLINLRMSKFVKSLGGVAVRHWELEDKERGALREDGVHLNDVGLDTFLSGLQDGVEMALARVGVVGRDAP; from the exons atgcaTTTAGACACATGGTCTAGTCAACAACCCCCCACTACCCGATACATGGACACATTCCAGGCTTTCCACCCCCACCAACAACAACTCCCACCATCCTATGCACTGTACCAGCGCCCACCAGCCCAGTCTAACGAATATAGACAGTGCTACGTGAACCCCCACTACATTCCCCCACCAGCAGACCCCGCAGTTTACCTTCCCACACATAGCCAGGTCCCACGCCGGAGTTCTAAAAAGCAGGGCCAAGGCGCTAGGCAGAGGCAGAAAGAgcgagccaggcaggagaggcaggatAGAGAGTTCCAGGCGCAGCTAGAGAAGGCCAGCGTAGCGCGTAGTGCCAGCGGCAGGCCGCGCGAGTCAAGCGACGAAGTGCCTAGCAGCGACCAGGACGAGTATTGCGGGCGAGAGGAGCagccacggagggcggacccgcagtcatccctttatcGGAAGGTCCGGGAACGCAGGAGGTGGCAAGAGCTTGCGCAGGATCGGTCAGGGCCGgaccagcctggcacgtcccaaTCGGATGACACGAGGAGGGTTCGGCAATCGATTGGTCGGCAGTCCGCGTACGAAGTAGGACGGAACCAagggagcggtacagcgagggcgtcacccttggcaacgccggaggtccgtcCAGGCG CGACGGACCCATGGCACGTTTGGATCATCGGCCATTCGTTTATACATTGGGCGGAGAGAAGAGCAGCCACTCGACCGATGGGACGGAATCTGGGTCTGAGTGGCGCGCTCGTAAACTGGATGGGTGTGCGGGGGCTTCTATGGCCCAGGATTCTGCAATTCGTTCTCAAaattagcaggtggaccccccggagagttatactggtcgttcacgccggggggaacgacttaggaaaaacaaaaatgaacgaATTGCTAGTACTCATGAAACAGGACATGATGCGTTTCCGGGACTGTTTCCAGGATTGTGTGCTCGTATGGTCAGACATCGTGGCCAGGAGATGCTGGCGGGGTGCCAGAGACGGTGACGCGATTGAGAGAGTAAGAAGATTAATCAACCTTAGGATGTCCAAATTTGTTAAATCGTTGGGTGGAGTGGCAGTTCGCCATTGGGAACTCGAGGACAAGGAAAGAGGAGCACTCAGGGAGGATGGAGTGCACCTTAACGATGTTGGTTTGGACACGTTTCTGTCAGGACTCCAGGACGGTGTGGAAATGGCATTGGCTAGGGTTGGCGTGGTGGGGCGGGATGCGCCATAG